A window of the Dongshaea marina genome harbors these coding sequences:
- a CDS encoding efflux RND transporter periplasmic adaptor subunit: MTDERKKMMKPNKISQIAIAFLFSGFINSSFAAQAAPTQTAVTVAVTPTHLRQIPETASSLGTIKAVHSADLSFSSSGHINHIFFQDGEQIHQGDVIATLDDSDVKADIASAQANLDEVSSNYKRYQLLKGTGVFAKQDYIKVQTSLTVAKANYAAALESAHNLKLVAPFDGTLGSFDFSTGAYIGSGTKLVNLVQLDPLKVSYNLNQDLKNRVKLGQAIYLTTDMYPNKKFDGRVTYISPTINPDTGRFDLQAQFGNATHQLSPGQTVTVHQLLGKGSKQLVIPQTAIMVDDQQSYVFTIKDHKAVKTDVITEENTNDGDIVITQGLSEGQDVVTSGTQKLSDSMPVNIQSSAETAPEKPVTPKTISASTPQQKQPSQTAAPKASEVPGAKKPVKAQATAEPKPPLASTSSKPAQVSSSKPTATVSDSTPDTATH; encoded by the coding sequence ATGACCGATGAACGAAAAAAGATGATGAAACCCAATAAAATCTCTCAGATCGCTATCGCATTCCTGTTTAGTGGCTTTATCAACTCAAGCTTTGCTGCCCAGGCGGCTCCGACTCAAACAGCTGTCACGGTCGCCGTGACCCCTACCCACCTCAGGCAGATCCCGGAAACGGCAAGCTCATTAGGTACTATCAAGGCGGTTCACTCTGCCGATCTCAGCTTCTCCTCCTCCGGACATATCAATCACATCTTCTTTCAGGATGGCGAGCAGATCCACCAGGGAGATGTGATCGCTACCCTGGATGACAGTGACGTGAAGGCGGATATCGCCTCGGCCCAGGCCAACCTGGATGAGGTCAGCTCCAACTACAAGCGCTATCAGCTTCTCAAGGGAACCGGAGTATTCGCCAAGCAGGATTACATCAAGGTGCAAACCTCTCTCACGGTAGCCAAGGCCAACTATGCCGCTGCTCTGGAGAGTGCCCATAATCTCAAGCTGGTTGCCCCATTCGACGGAACCCTGGGGAGCTTTGATTTCAGTACCGGTGCCTACATCGGCAGCGGAACCAAACTGGTGAATCTGGTACAGCTGGATCCACTTAAGGTCAGCTATAACCTCAATCAGGATCTGAAAAACCGGGTCAAGCTGGGTCAGGCGATCTACCTGACGACGGATATGTACCCTAACAAGAAATTCGATGGGCGGGTGACCTATATCTCGCCGACCATCAACCCGGATACCGGACGCTTCGATCTCCAGGCTCAGTTTGGCAACGCCACCCACCAACTCTCACCGGGCCAGACAGTGACAGTGCATCAGCTGCTCGGCAAGGGAAGTAAACAGCTGGTGATCCCCCAGACCGCAATCATGGTTGATGATCAACAAAGCTATGTGTTTACCATCAAGGATCACAAGGCTGTTAAAACCGACGTGATCACCGAGGAAAATACCAATGATGGAGATATTGTCATCACCCAGGGACTGAGCGAAGGCCAGGATGTTGTGACCTCAGGGACTCAGAAATTGAGCGACTCGATGCCGGTTAACATCCAAAGCTCAGCAGAAACGGCACCAGAAAAGCCCGTTACTCCCAAGACAATATCTGCTAGTACGCCTCAACAAAAGCAGCCCTCTCAGACGGCGGCCCCAAAAGCCAGCGAGGTCCCCGGCGCCAAAAAGCCGGTAAAGGCCCAGGCAACAGCTGAGCCTAAGCCGCCACTTGCCAGCACAAGCTCCAAGCCGGCCCAGGTCAGCTCTTCTAAGCCGACCGCGACCGTGTCTGATAGCACTCCTGACACAGCAACCCATTAA
- a CDS encoding efflux RND transporter permease subunit, which produces MVKLPDICIRHPVFATVLSILLIVVGLVSLKQLDIRYFPQFEQKTATISASVPGASALYMSDQVTSKIEDAISDVDGIKQLSSKSSDGSSSISVTLRDNVNYYQVVDKLRNKVAGVSDLPAMPQAPTVSDNSGEDWSSPPTLNIAFTSSSMNLSTLYNYLWDHVIPRLKNIQGVGGVPGPYGGSGTNLWIWLNPIKMAALKVSPADVQSTLANNNVSMSAGSILSTEKNYVLVSDTEIHSAKDFANLVIRYQDGQPIKISDVAKVAWGPSELTPSKLTYDGHPALVLEIRPFTGANPVDVAARVQKELKKIAPALPKGVSVAVTYNQATFISNSLHECLKAVIEAIILVGVIVLAFLGSMRLALIPIITIPICIIGTFGVMALFGFSINVISLLAIVLAIGLVVDDAIVVVENCHRHIERGESPVQAARRGSRELIFAIIAMTLTLVAVYVPIGFSSGFTATLFREFAFTLAGAVLISGFVALTLSPMMCAKLLRPVEKSSRLSLKLESMLERLTQGYQRLLRKNLEHKRWMLSILLLCVVGAGVLYHFMDQEVIPKEDIGYIDTSITLPPASNQSYVDSNMAQLDKILNQEPTFEHVVSFYLTSPTHFITLKPWSERDQTARQIVDRLNTQVNRKIPGMSVTFNLPDPVNYGAGSTGFELQLMTLNKDQDPQDLKNLSSKVVAALKKYPGLSNVETSIKADQPQLRFSIDRALASKLGIGLDQISSALNTMMGGGSDPTKIQLPDGRTFSVRAQLSQKYLGNFDVMNSIYVKASSGEMIPLSQLVTLKKSTGTPDITTFNHKRSATITADVTPGYSLSSIEQYVNQVVPPMLTSDQSMAFTGGIQQLEDSQGSSLFLFGLALIFIYLILSAQFESFLDPLVILLTVPLSITGALLALKLTGSTLNIYTNIGLVTLIGLITKHGILIVQFANNLIQQGYSIMEAVLEASKTRMRPILMTSLAMIFGALPLALASGPGSIGRYQIGLVLVGGLLIGTLFSLFVIPVAYSILATYRSQDVLWTLRGKNKLSDN; this is translated from the coding sequence ATGGTCAAACTACCCGATATCTGTATCCGCCATCCGGTCTTTGCCACGGTTCTTAGCATTTTGTTGATCGTGGTCGGACTTGTTTCCCTTAAGCAGCTGGATATTCGCTACTTCCCACAGTTTGAACAAAAAACGGCAACCATCAGCGCCAGTGTTCCCGGCGCCAGCGCGCTCTATATGTCGGATCAGGTCACCAGCAAGATTGAGGATGCGATCAGCGATGTCGATGGGATCAAGCAGCTTTCGAGCAAGAGCTCGGATGGCAGCAGCAGTATCTCGGTGACCCTGCGTGATAATGTGAACTACTACCAGGTGGTGGATAAGCTGCGCAATAAGGTGGCCGGGGTTAGCGATCTCCCCGCCATGCCACAGGCCCCAACCGTCTCGGATAATAGTGGTGAGGACTGGAGCTCACCGCCCACCCTGAATATCGCGTTTACCTCCTCTTCCATGAATCTCTCCACCCTGTATAACTACCTGTGGGATCATGTGATCCCAAGGCTTAAGAACATCCAGGGAGTCGGTGGGGTACCCGGCCCTTACGGTGGCTCGGGGACCAATCTGTGGATCTGGCTCAACCCGATTAAGATGGCCGCACTTAAGGTCTCCCCGGCAGATGTTCAATCAACTCTGGCCAATAATAATGTCAGCATGAGTGCCGGATCGATTCTCAGTACCGAGAAAAATTATGTTTTGGTGTCAGATACCGAGATCCACTCGGCCAAGGATTTTGCCAACCTGGTGATCCGCTATCAGGATGGCCAGCCGATCAAGATAAGTGATGTGGCCAAGGTGGCCTGGGGACCCAGTGAACTCACTCCCAGCAAGCTGACCTATGACGGGCACCCGGCACTGGTGCTGGAGATCCGCCCCTTTACCGGCGCCAACCCTGTGGATGTTGCAGCCAGGGTGCAAAAGGAGCTTAAAAAGATAGCCCCCGCCCTGCCCAAAGGAGTCTCGGTAGCGGTTACCTATAACCAGGCGACCTTCATCAGCAACTCGTTGCATGAGTGTCTAAAGGCAGTGATCGAGGCGATCATCCTGGTTGGGGTGATCGTATTGGCCTTCCTCGGCTCGATGCGTCTTGCGCTTATCCCAATTATCACCATCCCCATCTGTATCATAGGGACCTTTGGAGTGATGGCGCTGTTTGGTTTCTCTATCAATGTGATCAGCCTGTTGGCAATTGTGCTGGCGATAGGTCTGGTGGTCGATGATGCCATCGTAGTGGTTGAGAACTGCCACCGCCATATTGAACGGGGTGAATCTCCGGTTCAGGCCGCGCGCCGAGGCTCCAGAGAGCTTATCTTTGCAATCATCGCCATGACACTCACCCTGGTGGCAGTGTATGTGCCCATCGGCTTTAGTAGCGGTTTTACCGCGACCCTGTTTCGGGAATTTGCCTTCACCCTGGCGGGAGCCGTATTGATCTCGGGGTTTGTGGCCCTGACCCTCTCACCTATGATGTGCGCCAAACTGCTGCGGCCGGTGGAGAAAAGCTCACGGCTTAGCTTAAAACTGGAAAGTATGCTGGAGAGGCTCACCCAGGGTTACCAGAGGCTGCTGCGTAAAAATCTTGAGCACAAGCGCTGGATGCTCAGCATACTGCTGCTGTGCGTGGTCGGGGCTGGTGTGCTCTATCACTTTATGGATCAGGAGGTGATCCCCAAAGAAGATATCGGCTACATTGATACCAGCATCACATTGCCACCGGCGAGTAACCAGAGCTATGTCGACAGCAACATGGCCCAGCTGGACAAGATCCTCAATCAGGAGCCGACCTTTGAGCATGTGGTCTCCTTTTACCTGACCTCACCGACCCACTTTATCACCCTCAAGCCCTGGTCCGAGCGCGATCAGACGGCTCGCCAAATTGTCGACAGACTCAATACCCAGGTGAACAGGAAGATCCCCGGGATGTCGGTCACCTTCAACCTGCCGGATCCGGTCAATTATGGCGCGGGCTCAACTGGCTTTGAGCTGCAACTGATGACTCTTAATAAGGATCAGGACCCTCAGGATCTGAAAAATCTCAGTAGCAAGGTGGTTGCTGCACTGAAAAAATATCCGGGGTTGAGTAATGTAGAAACCTCAATTAAGGCAGACCAGCCACAACTCAGATTCAGTATCGATCGGGCATTGGCCAGTAAGCTCGGCATAGGTCTGGATCAGATCAGCAGTGCCCTCAACACCATGATGGGCGGTGGTAGCGATCCCACCAAAATCCAGCTCCCGGATGGACGCACCTTCAGCGTGCGTGCCCAACTCAGTCAGAAATATCTGGGGAACTTTGATGTGATGAACAGCATCTATGTCAAGGCATCATCGGGTGAGATGATCCCCCTGTCCCAGCTGGTGACCCTCAAGAAGAGTACCGGCACCCCGGATATCACCACTTTTAACCATAAGCGCTCGGCCACCATCACTGCGGATGTGACCCCGGGCTACTCCCTGAGCAGCATAGAGCAGTATGTTAATCAGGTGGTCCCTCCAATGCTCACCTCGGATCAGAGCATGGCGTTTACCGGCGGTATCCAGCAACTGGAAGACTCTCAGGGAAGCTCGCTATTCCTGTTTGGTCTGGCACTCATCTTTATCTACCTCATCTTGTCGGCACAGTTTGAAAGCTTCCTCGATCCCCTGGTGATCCTGCTGACGGTCCCGCTGTCGATCACCGGTGCCCTGCTTGCACTCAAGCTAACCGGGAGCACCCTGAATATCTATACCAATATCGGCCTGGTGACCCTGATCGGTCTGATTACCAAGCATGGGATCTTGATCGTTCAGTTTGCCAATAACCTGATACAGCAGGGCTACTCCATCATGGAGGCGGTGCTGGAGGCATCAAAAACCCGGATGCGCCCCATCCTGATGACCTCGCTGGCGATGATCTTCGGTGCCCTGCCACTGGCGTTGGCCTCTGGCCCCGGCTCGATTGGTCGTTATCAGATTGGTCTGGTGCTGGTTGGTGGCCTTCTGATTGGCACCCTGTTCTCGCTGTTTGTGATCCCTGTTGCTTACTCAATACTGGCAACCTATCGGAGCCAGGATGTCCTGTGGACCCTACGTGGGAAGAATAAACTCAGCGATAACTAA
- a CDS encoding substrate-binding periplasmic protein has product MFKSILLLVLTITFSGLLQAQTLTITTGDFPPFCSKSFKFGGIVNGAAKEAFAMEGVKVDYVYTSWQRAYRMSEVGEVSGTLAWYDSEKRRKTHLYSDPIINDRIVWFHLKGYPLHWKSFEDLKNERIVAIRGYTYSDAFYNAIEDGTLDVAFVNRLKQSFDLILSGRKDVTLESVDVGYYMLRKLYPHSDILFTNHPVPAVSNPLHLLISKKTPNAEKIIETFNRGLAKLKEQGRIEELLLLARQGQLEQR; this is encoded by the coding sequence ATGTTTAAATCTATCCTGCTGTTGGTGCTTACGATCACCTTTTCCGGCCTGCTTCAGGCACAGACTCTGACCATCACCACGGGTGATTTTCCTCCCTTCTGCTCAAAATCTTTTAAGTTTGGTGGAATTGTCAATGGAGCCGCCAAGGAGGCATTTGCTATGGAGGGGGTCAAGGTGGACTATGTCTATACCTCCTGGCAGCGAGCCTACCGAATGTCAGAAGTTGGAGAGGTCAGCGGGACCCTCGCCTGGTACGACTCTGAGAAACGCCGCAAAACCCACCTCTATAGCGATCCCATTATCAATGACCGGATTGTCTGGTTTCACCTCAAGGGTTATCCGTTGCACTGGAAAAGCTTCGAAGATCTGAAAAACGAGAGAATTGTAGCGATCCGTGGCTACACCTATAGCGACGCCTTCTATAATGCGATCGAGGACGGTACCCTGGATGTTGCCTTCGTTAATCGCCTCAAGCAGAGCTTTGATCTGATCCTCTCGGGGCGCAAGGACGTCACCCTGGAGAGTGTTGATGTTGGCTATTACATGCTACGCAAGCTCTATCCTCACAGTGATATCCTGTTTACCAACCATCCAGTCCCGGCGGTCAGTAATCCACTGCATCTTCTGATCTCCAAGAAAACCCCCAACGCAGAGAAGATCATCGAAACCTTTAATCGTGGTCTTGCCAAGCTTAAAGAGCAGGGACGAATCGAGGAGCTTCTGTTACTGGCCAGGCAGGGGCAACTGGAGCAAAGATAA
- a CDS encoding restriction endonuclease, whose protein sequence is MPEYLTDPFLWGIGVVLLILFWRLRRPLTPHARNIKDSKRLYRRLCRQPQGAGKLNRLKQIDPYLFEELLLTAFEKKGYRIERNSKYAGDGGIDGKLFLGRKRYYIQAKRYRNYIRSEHVSEFISLCERDRVQGYFVHTGKTPDSVKKLFAQQKRVELISGPRLLSLFRR, encoded by the coding sequence ATGCCTGAATATCTGACCGATCCCTTTCTGTGGGGGATTGGAGTTGTACTGCTGATCCTTTTCTGGCGCCTGCGCCGCCCTCTGACTCCCCATGCTCGCAATATTAAGGACTCCAAGAGACTCTATCGCAGACTCTGCCGTCAACCCCAGGGAGCCGGTAAGCTCAACAGGCTCAAGCAGATCGACCCCTATCTCTTCGAGGAGCTGCTGCTTACCGCCTTTGAAAAAAAAGGCTATCGAATAGAGCGCAACAGCAAGTATGCCGGGGATGGCGGGATTGATGGTAAGCTGTTTCTTGGACGCAAGCGCTACTATATCCAGGCCAAGCGCTATCGAAATTATATTCGCAGTGAGCATGTGAGTGAGTTTATCTCTTTGTGTGAGCGTGACCGGGTACAGGGCTATTTTGTGCACACAGGAAAAACCCCGGATAGTGTAAAGAAGCTATTTGCCCAGCAAAAGAGGGTCGAGCTCATCAGCGGACCTCGTCTGTTATCTTTGTTTCGTCGTTAA
- a CDS encoding DJ-1/PfpI family protein translates to MQKLQLGAVVFDGFELLDLFGPLEMFGLAREQFDIRLLSFAGSKARSSAGPVVEADHSFNAVERLDLLLVPGGLGTRQLVENQPWIDALHGLAERSHWVASVCTGSALLARTGVLDGRRATTNKLAYRWATAQGHGVDWQPKARWVEDGEIFTSSGVSAGTDMALAMIARICGHTRALEIAHLAEYIWNQDPTDDPFAMP, encoded by the coding sequence ATGCAGAAATTACAATTGGGGGCCGTTGTCTTTGATGGGTTTGAATTACTGGATCTGTTTGGTCCTTTGGAGATGTTTGGCTTAGCCCGTGAGCAGTTTGACATTCGTCTGCTCTCTTTTGCGGGCAGCAAGGCAAGGAGCAGTGCCGGTCCGGTGGTTGAGGCCGATCACTCTTTCAATGCGGTTGAGAGGTTGGATCTGTTGCTGGTTCCGGGAGGCCTGGGTACCCGACAGTTAGTAGAAAATCAGCCGTGGATAGATGCACTGCATGGTTTGGCTGAGCGATCACACTGGGTTGCCTCTGTCTGTACCGGTTCTGCCCTGCTGGCCAGGACCGGGGTGCTGGATGGTCGCAGGGCGACCACCAATAAGCTTGCGTATCGCTGGGCAACGGCGCAGGGCCATGGGGTAGACTGGCAACCCAAAGCGCGCTGGGTGGAAGATGGTGAGATATTTACCTCCTCTGGTGTCAGCGCTGGGACCGATATGGCTCTGGCGATGATAGCCAGGATCTGCGGACATACCCGGGCCCTGGAGATCGCCCATCTGGCCGAGTATATCTGGAATCAGGATCCAACCGATGATCCTTTTGCTATGCCCTGA
- the lptD gene encoding LPS assembly protein LptD, whose amino-acid sequence MNKLNRWNYPVRLTGSVLMAASMIPLAHAASEQQTNQPQVEASSTHSESSKEQTTQQSPEANSNQQVASGSSTSPQDINNLPVHITAKEASAKQGGKLIYTGDVKAKQGDRSFSSDYAELDQPTGEVTAKGDIDYQDSIVTLKSDKKMTSNLNTHETKIQQSTYKLNQSQGRGDASSMHLRDNRFLTMTDATFTTCKPDNEVWHMRASTIDIDNNEVFGTAWNSSMWFYDVPVFYFPYLQFPVKNERTTGFLYPSYSSSSSNGIGLNIPFYWNIAPNQDATLTARYMSLRGWMSQLEYRYMTSPTDKGILYGEYLGHDKSFASTNEHANDPRWMFYWKQDAAFLNNDLRLNIDYAQVAQWDKNYYSDFDPIYGTRSSDQLQRTTSLGYYQPDWNLVMDTVSYQVLVPTVEPYSIMPRLRFNGYNNSSSDYQLSLYAESVRFDNDLDTLPVADRFHLAPAFTVPILSTTGYNLSFQSKLLMTHYNQQVRDFAGSSDYSNHPNLEDGGINRVLPEFRILGGMTFERPMVLLNNYTQTLEPQFQYLYIPYKNQQDIYLYDTTLMSQDYYSLFSDQRFSDIDRISDENRFSLGVTTRFLNGDGTERARLAVGQAYNFVAPRVQLYANSIQDNEQLSPIYAQGDLNLTERWFFHSGIQYNTHKDQITAGNSALEYRVNKDQVAQINYRYLSEQDATATTDTSYEVPAVRQLGGPLVPHFLMIAGNCSEVITGISTIKTISIALPV is encoded by the coding sequence GTGAATAAATTAAACCGATGGAATTACCCCGTGCGCCTGACAGGATCTGTATTGATGGCTGCCTCAATGATCCCTCTGGCCCATGCAGCCTCAGAGCAGCAGACCAATCAGCCACAGGTTGAAGCCAGCTCAACTCACTCTGAAAGCTCAAAGGAGCAAACCACACAGCAGTCGCCAGAGGCAAACTCGAATCAGCAGGTAGCTTCAGGTAGCTCAACCAGTCCTCAGGATATCAATAACCTCCCGGTGCATATCACGGCAAAAGAGGCCTCCGCCAAGCAAGGCGGCAAGCTTATCTACACCGGCGATGTCAAAGCTAAGCAGGGAGATCGCTCATTCAGCTCTGACTATGCCGAACTGGATCAACCCACGGGAGAGGTGACCGCCAAGGGGGATATCGACTACCAGGACAGTATTGTCACTCTCAAGAGTGATAAGAAGATGACCTCGAACCTCAATACTCATGAGACCAAGATTCAACAGAGCACCTACAAGCTCAATCAGAGCCAGGGGCGCGGTGATGCAAGCTCGATGCATCTAAGAGATAACCGCTTTCTGACCATGACGGATGCTACCTTTACCACCTGCAAGCCGGATAACGAGGTGTGGCATATGCGGGCCTCTACTATAGATATCGATAATAACGAGGTGTTTGGTACCGCCTGGAACTCCAGCATGTGGTTTTACGATGTGCCGGTGTTCTACTTCCCCTATCTGCAGTTCCCGGTCAAGAATGAGCGAACCACAGGCTTTCTCTACCCAAGCTACAGCTCCAGCTCCAGTAATGGCATCGGCCTGAATATCCCCTTTTACTGGAATATTGCTCCCAATCAGGATGCGACCCTGACCGCACGCTACATGTCTCTGCGCGGCTGGATGAGTCAGCTGGAGTATCGCTATATGACCAGCCCCACCGACAAGGGGATCCTCTATGGGGAATATCTGGGCCATGATAAGAGCTTTGCATCCACCAATGAGCATGCCAACGACCCGCGTTGGATGTTCTACTGGAAACAGGATGCTGCATTCCTTAACAACGACCTGCGGCTGAATATCGACTATGCCCAGGTGGCCCAGTGGGATAAAAACTACTACAGTGATTTCGATCCTATATATGGTACCCGCAGCTCGGATCAGCTTCAGCGCACCACTTCTCTGGGTTATTATCAGCCTGACTGGAACCTGGTGATGGATACGGTTTCCTACCAGGTACTAGTACCAACGGTAGAACCTTACTCCATCATGCCGCGGCTTCGCTTTAACGGCTATAACAACAGCTCCAGTGATTACCAGCTCTCCCTGTATGCCGAATCGGTGCGCTTTGATAACGATCTGGATACCCTACCCGTTGCCGACAGATTTCACTTAGCTCCAGCTTTTACCGTACCTATTCTCAGCACCACGGGCTATAACCTGAGCTTCCAGAGTAAGCTCTTAATGACTCACTACAATCAGCAGGTTCGTGACTTTGCCGGCAGCTCAGATTACTCAAACCACCCTAACCTTGAAGATGGTGGGATCAACCGGGTGTTGCCAGAATTTCGCATCCTGGGAGGCATGACCTTCGAGCGGCCGATGGTGCTGCTGAATAACTATACCCAAACTCTGGAGCCTCAGTTCCAGTATCTGTATATCCCCTATAAGAATCAGCAGGATATCTACCTCTACGATACAACCCTGATGAGCCAGGATTATTACAGCCTGTTTAGCGATCAGCGCTTCTCTGACATCGACCGTATCAGTGATGAAAACCGCTTCTCTTTGGGGGTTACCACCCGCTTCCTGAATGGTGATGGAACCGAGCGGGCACGCTTGGCCGTCGGCCAGGCCTATAATTTTGTAGCCCCCAGAGTACAGCTCTACGCAAATTCGATTCAGGATAACGAGCAGCTATCCCCGATCTATGCCCAGGGCGATCTAAATCTTACCGAGCGCTGGTTTTTCCATAGTGGTATCCAATACAACACTCATAAAGATCAGATCACCGCGGGGAACTCTGCCCTGGAATACAGGGTCAATAAAGACCAGGTAGCTCAGATCAACTATCGTTATCTGTCTGAGCAGGATGCGACTGCCACGACAGATACCAGCTATGAGGTCCCGGCCGTCAGACAGTTGGGGGGACCTTTAGTACCCCACTTTTTAATGATCGCTGGAAATTGCTCGGAGGTTATTACCGGGATCTCAACAATAAAAACAATATCGATAGCTTTGCCGGTCTGA
- the surA gene encoding peptidylprolyl isomerase SurA, which produces MKKIVRLMAGTICALLLAFAVQAKPVLLDQVAAVVNQGVVLQSEVQELVAQIKRNAKQANQPLPDDKVLEKQALDHLIQQALQLQVAKKQGLQVSDEQLEQAISSVASSRKMSVTALKADLKKQGVSYGEFRQQVQNEILIGEIQRIMVQRRINISDSEVTQLMKNLQTKGKAQEQYQIGHIEIAIPDNATKAQQKVARSKADRLIRELKNGANFYKLAISESDGPKALQGGNWGWMTTQEMPTLFEEAIKGAQKGDVIGPLRTSNGLHIVKVLGIRGQNRVMETEVKAQQILLKPSVIMSSAKAKQILTDVRQEILSGKASFAEMAKKYSQDPGSAAQGGELDWANPDIYVPAFKEMILRLKPGELSQPFKSSLGWHLVKLQQRKKVDVTGKANRQRAYQLLFRRQFSEAVQNWIDELQGSAYIRIQKTNQVED; this is translated from the coding sequence ATGAAAAAAATAGTTCGATTGATGGCCGGTACAATCTGCGCACTACTGCTAGCCTTCGCTGTCCAGGCCAAGCCTGTGCTTCTGGACCAGGTGGCCGCTGTGGTCAACCAGGGTGTGGTGCTGCAAAGTGAGGTTCAGGAGCTGGTCGCCCAGATCAAGCGCAACGCCAAGCAGGCGAATCAACCCCTGCCCGATGACAAAGTTCTTGAGAAGCAGGCCCTTGATCACCTGATCCAGCAGGCCCTGCAACTGCAGGTTGCTAAGAAACAGGGACTTCAGGTGAGTGATGAGCAGCTTGAGCAAGCGATCAGCAGTGTTGCCTCCAGCCGGAAGATGAGTGTCACGGCACTCAAGGCCGACCTTAAAAAACAGGGCGTCAGCTACGGCGAGTTTCGCCAGCAGGTGCAAAATGAGATCCTTATCGGCGAAATCCAGCGGATCATGGTCCAGCGACGGATCAACATCTCGGACAGCGAAGTCACCCAGCTGATGAAAAACCTGCAAACCAAGGGCAAGGCACAGGAGCAGTACCAGATTGGTCATATCGAGATCGCGATTCCCGATAATGCAACCAAGGCACAGCAGAAAGTAGCCCGCAGTAAAGCAGATCGCCTTATTCGGGAGCTGAAAAATGGTGCCAACTTCTATAAGCTCGCAATCTCCGAGAGTGATGGTCCCAAGGCCCTTCAGGGAGGTAACTGGGGCTGGATGACCACTCAGGAGATGCCGACTCTTTTTGAAGAGGCGATTAAGGGAGCACAGAAGGGTGATGTGATCGGCCCGCTTCGTACCAGTAATGGCCTGCACATCGTTAAGGTCCTTGGGATCCGCGGTCAAAACAGGGTGATGGAAACCGAGGTAAAGGCCCAGCAAATCCTGCTTAAGCCATCTGTCATCATGAGCTCAGCTAAAGCCAAGCAGATCCTGACAGATGTCCGCCAGGAGATCCTCTCCGGCAAGGCAAGCTTTGCCGAGATGGCGAAGAAGTACTCTCAGGATCCAGGCTCTGCGGCCCAGGGCGGCGAGCTTGACTGGGCAAACCCGGATATCTATGTACCGGCATTCAAGGAGATGATCCTGCGTCTCAAGCCTGGCGAGCTGAGCCAACCCTTTAAATCCTCCCTAGGCTGGCACCTGGTGAAGCTACAGCAGCGCAAGAAGGTGGATGTCACGGGTAAGGCCAATCGTCAGCGCGCCTATCAACTGCTATTCCGTCGCCAGTTCAGCGAGGCGGTACAAAACTGGATTGATGAGCTGCAGGGCTCGGCCTACATCCGAATTCAAAAAACCAACCAGGTCGAAGATTAA
- the pdxA gene encoding 4-hydroxythreonine-4-phosphate dehydrogenase PdxA gives MGRAPLVITPGEPAGIGPDLLLEVAQNPCSHPLVAVASRQLLEQRARELRLDICLRPYDRAKPPVSHQPGTLWVEEIPLNQSALPGVLNPANGSYVVSCLQRAAEGCLGGEFAALVTGPVHKGVINDSGTPFTGHTEYLAEQAGCKQVVMMLATEGLRVALVTTHLPLREVADAITQDKLSSVLAILGHDLQTKFGIREPRILVAGLNPHAGEGGHLGQEELTIIEPTLEKMRQQQPWQLTGPLPADTLFQPKYLEQADAVLAMYHDQGLPVLKSVGFGRSVNITLGLPFIRTSVDHGTALELAATGNADIGSLNTAIQYAIQMAENS, from the coding sequence ATGGGCCGGGCTCCCTTGGTTATCACTCCGGGCGAACCGGCAGGCATAGGCCCGGATCTATTACTTGAGGTTGCCCAGAACCCCTGCTCACACCCGCTGGTTGCTGTCGCCAGTCGCCAACTCCTTGAGCAACGGGCCCGGGAGTTGAGACTCGATATATGTCTCAGGCCCTATGATCGGGCAAAGCCACCGGTTAGCCACCAGCCAGGGACCTTGTGGGTCGAGGAGATCCCACTGAATCAATCTGCTCTGCCTGGGGTTCTCAACCCTGCAAATGGTAGCTATGTGGTCTCCTGTCTGCAGCGTGCCGCCGAGGGATGTCTCGGCGGTGAATTTGCAGCCCTAGTGACCGGTCCGGTCCACAAGGGGGTGATCAACGACTCAGGTACTCCCTTTACCGGTCATACCGAGTACCTGGCTGAACAGGCAGGCTGTAAGCAGGTGGTGATGATGCTGGCAACAGAGGGACTCAGGGTTGCCCTGGTGACCACTCATCTGCCTCTGCGGGAGGTCGCCGATGCGATAACCCAGGACAAACTTAGCTCGGTGCTTGCCATTCTGGGCCATGATCTGCAAACCAAATTTGGGATCCGCGAGCCACGGATCCTTGTGGCTGGCCTCAACCCTCATGCCGGAGAAGGTGGCCACCTCGGGCAGGAGGAGCTGACCATCATTGAGCCCACTCTGGAGAAGATGCGCCAGCAGCAACCCTGGCAGCTGACCGGACCATTGCCAGCTGACACCCTATTTCAGCCAAAATACCTTGAACAGGCCGATGCGGTACTTGCCATGTATCACGATCAGGGACTACCTGTGCTAAAATCGGTCGGTTTTGGGCGTTCGGTCAATATCACCCTGGGGCTTCCCTTTATCCGCACCTCGGTTGATCACGGCACCGCGCTCGAGTTAGCGGCAACCGGCAATGCAGATATCGGCAGCCTGAACACCGCAATTCAATATGCAATCCAGATGGCAGAGAATAGTTAA